The DNA segment CGAAAGAAGATTTTCTGGATCGTTGGTCGGGTCAGTTCATTTTCTTTACCTCGAAAATGAGCTACATGCGGGATCTCTCAAAGTTCGATTTCACTTGGTTTATTCCCGCTATCGTCAAATACAGGACGCTGCTCGGCGAAGTCATGCTGATTTCATTTGTGCTGCAACTCATCGGCCTGGTGACCCCTCTTGGTTTCCAGGTGGTGATGGACAAGGTCCTGGTCAATAACGCCATGCAGACACTACATGTGATCGGTATCGCACTGCTTGCGGGCGTTCTCTTTCAAACCGCCCTGACCACAATCCGTACCTGGATCTTCGCCCATACCAGCAGCAAGATCGACGTCGAGCTTGGAGCAAGGCTTTTCCGGCATCTGCTGTCATTACCGATTGGCTATTTCCAGGCGAGGCGGGTTGGCGATTCAGTG comes from the Syntrophorhabdaceae bacterium genome and includes:
- a CDS encoding cysteine peptidase family C39 domain-containing protein, with the protein product MVQLPQPITLCGGIMDLGLLSLLMIARHHGTAADEAQLRHEFGPKLFTVETILLGAKRLGLTARLVTQEPGRLDRSPLPAIAIDKEGKFFIAVKYGYDGGDKTKPRIIVQQPGNPNAEVLTKEDFLDRWSGQFIFFTSKMSYMRDLSKFDFTWFIPAIVKYRTLLGEVMLISFVLQLIGLVTPLGFQVVMDKVLVNNAMQTLHVIGIALLAGVLFQTALTTIRTWIFAHTSSKIDVELGARLFRHLLSLPIGYFQARRVGDSV